The following coding sequences are from one Streptomyces sp. NBC_01485 window:
- the hpnH gene encoding adenosyl-hopene transferase HpnH codes for MAMPLRQSIKVATYLAEQKLRKRDKFPLIVELEPLFACNLKCEGCGKIQHPAGVLKQRMPVAQAVGAVLESGAPMVSIAGGEPLMHPQIDEIARQLVAKKKYVFLCTNAMLLRKKMDKFTPSPYFAFAVHIDGLRERHDESVAKEGVFDEAVAAIKEAKRRGFRVTTNSTFFNTDTPQTIIEVLNFLNDDLHVDEMMISPAYAYEKAPDQEHFLGVTQTRELFKKAFAGGNRRRWRLNHSPLFLDFLEGKVDFPCTAWAIPNYSLFGWQRPCYLMSDGYVPTYRELIEDTDWDKYGRGKDPRCANCMAHCGYEPTAVLATMGSLKESLRAMRDTVAGNRE; via the coding sequence ATGGCCATGCCGCTGCGCCAGTCCATCAAGGTCGCTACATACCTGGCCGAACAGAAGCTCCGTAAGCGGGACAAGTTCCCGCTCATCGTCGAGCTGGAACCCCTCTTCGCCTGCAACCTCAAGTGCGAGGGCTGCGGCAAGATCCAGCATCCGGCCGGCGTGCTCAAGCAGCGCATGCCGGTCGCCCAGGCCGTCGGAGCGGTCCTGGAGTCCGGCGCGCCGATGGTGTCCATCGCGGGCGGCGAGCCCCTGATGCACCCTCAGATCGACGAGATCGCACGGCAGTTGGTGGCCAAGAAGAAGTACGTCTTCCTCTGCACCAACGCCATGCTGCTGCGCAAGAAGATGGACAAGTTCACGCCCTCCCCGTACTTCGCGTTCGCCGTGCACATCGACGGGCTGCGCGAGCGGCACGACGAGTCGGTGGCGAAGGAAGGCGTGTTCGACGAGGCCGTGGCGGCCATCAAGGAGGCCAAGCGGCGCGGCTTCCGGGTCACCACCAACTCGACGTTCTTCAACACCGACACCCCGCAGACCATCATCGAGGTCCTCAACTTCCTCAACGACGACCTGCACGTAGACGAGATGATGATCTCGCCCGCCTACGCCTACGAGAAGGCACCCGACCAGGAGCACTTCCTCGGCGTCACGCAGACCCGCGAGCTGTTCAAGAAGGCCTTCGCGGGCGGCAACCGGCGCCGCTGGCGGCTCAACCACTCCCCGCTCTTCCTGGACTTCCTGGAGGGCAAGGTCGACTTCCCGTGCACCGCGTGGGCGATCCCGAACTACTCGCTCTTCGGCTGGCAGCGGCCCTGCTACCTGATGAGCGACGGGTACGTGCCGACGTACCGCGAGCTGATCGAGGACACCGACTGGGACAAGTACGGCCGGGGCAAGGACCCGCGCTGCGCCAACTGCATGGCGCACTGCGGCTACGAGCCCACCGCCGTCCTCGCCACCATGGGCTCCCTCAAGGAGTCCCTGCGCGCCATGCGGGACACCGTCGCGGGAAACCGGGAGTGA
- the ispG gene encoding flavodoxin-dependent (E)-4-hydroxy-3-methylbut-2-enyl-diphosphate synthase, translating into MTAVSLGVPGMPVRPVASRRESRRIRVGPVAVGGGAPVSVQSMTTTRTSDIGATLQQIAELTASGCQIVRVACPTQDDADALSTIARKSQIPVIADIHFQPKYVFSAIEAGCAAVRVNPGNIKQFDDKVKEIARAAKDHGTPIRIGVNAGSLDRRLLQKYGKATPEALVESALWEASLFEEYGFRDIKISVKHNDPVIMIEAYRQLAAQSDYPLHLGVTEAGPAFQGTIKSAVAFGALLGQGIGDTIRVSLSAPPVEEVKVGLQILESLNLKQRRLEIVSCPSCGRAQVDVYKLADEVTAGLDGMQVPLRVAVMGCVVNGPGEAREADLGVASGNGKGQIFVKGEVIKTVPESKIVETLIEEALKIAEQMEQDGVGSGEPAVTVS; encoded by the coding sequence ATGACCGCCGTCTCTCTGGGCGTCCCCGGGATGCCGGTCCGGCCGGTGGCGTCGCGACGTGAGTCGCGGCGCATCCGGGTCGGCCCGGTGGCGGTCGGGGGCGGGGCCCCGGTGTCGGTGCAGTCGATGACGACGACGCGTACGTCGGACATCGGTGCGACCTTGCAGCAGATCGCGGAACTCACCGCGTCCGGCTGCCAGATCGTCCGGGTGGCCTGCCCGACGCAGGACGACGCGGACGCGCTGTCGACGATCGCCCGCAAGTCGCAGATCCCGGTGATCGCGGACATCCACTTCCAGCCGAAGTACGTCTTCTCCGCGATCGAGGCGGGCTGCGCGGCGGTCCGCGTGAACCCCGGCAACATCAAGCAGTTCGACGACAAGGTCAAGGAGATCGCCAGGGCGGCGAAGGACCACGGCACGCCGATCCGTATCGGCGTCAACGCCGGTTCGCTGGACCGCCGGTTGCTGCAGAAGTACGGCAAGGCCACCCCCGAGGCGCTCGTGGAGAGCGCCCTGTGGGAGGCGTCCCTCTTCGAGGAGTACGGGTTCCGGGACATCAAGATCTCCGTGAAGCACAACGACCCGGTGATCATGATCGAGGCGTACCGGCAGCTCGCCGCCCAGAGCGACTACCCGCTGCACCTGGGCGTCACGGAGGCGGGCCCGGCGTTCCAGGGCACGATCAAGTCGGCGGTGGCCTTCGGCGCGCTGCTCGGCCAGGGCATCGGCGACACGATCCGGGTGTCGCTGAGCGCGCCGCCGGTCGAGGAGGTCAAGGTCGGCCTCCAGATCCTGGAGTCCCTGAACCTCAAGCAGCGGCGGCTGGAGATCGTCTCCTGCCCGTCCTGCGGCCGTGCCCAGGTCGACGTGTACAAGCTGGCCGACGAGGTCACGGCGGGCCTGGACGGCATGCAGGTCCCGTTGCGCGTCGCGGTCATGGGGTGTGTGGTCAACGGTCCCGGTGAGGCGCGGGAGGCGGACCTCGGCGTCGCCTCCGGCAACGGCAAGGGGCAGATCTTCGTGAAGGGCGAGGTCATCAAGACCGTCCCCGAGTCGAAGATCGTGGAGACCCTCATCGAGGAGGCGCTGAAGATCGCCGAGCAGATGGAACAGGACGGCGTCGGGTCGGGGGAGCCGGCCGTCACCGTGAGCTGA